A region from the Cellvibrio sp. PSBB006 genome encodes:
- a CDS encoding STAS domain-containing protein, whose translation MRPGQILVADHEGVYVIKMVGDVRLTLCISFDQFIDSMFGAEDFSAVLFDLSEAEAIDSTTLGLMAKISLQGQDRHNIIPVILSTNPSINRILQTMGFQDIFTIVNELQTPVCPSRELAADVNDEHEVKEKVLEAHKILMGLNQENSATFRNLVKMLECN comes from the coding sequence ATGCGACCCGGGCAGATTCTGGTTGCCGATCATGAAGGCGTTTACGTGATCAAGATGGTAGGTGATGTCCGTTTAACCTTATGTATTTCCTTTGATCAGTTCATTGACTCCATGTTTGGTGCCGAGGACTTTTCTGCGGTCTTGTTTGATTTATCGGAAGCGGAAGCCATTGATAGTACAACGCTCGGCCTGATGGCTAAAATCTCTCTACAAGGTCAGGATCGGCATAACATTATCCCCGTCATACTCTCTACTAATCCCAGCATCAACCGCATTTTGCAGACCATGGGTTTTCAGGATATTTTTACGATTGTTAATGAGCTGCAAACGCCGGTTTGCCCGTCGCGGGAACTGGCAGCGGATGTAAATGACGAACATGAGGTCAAGGAAAAAGTACTGGAAGCTCACAAAATTTTGATGGGACTAAACCAGGAAAACAGCGCAACCTTTCGTAACCTGGTGAAGATGCTGGAATGTAATTGA
- a CDS encoding porin produces the protein MKKALLPAAIAAFLPLSAMADVTVYGKANVSLQNADEGGDSKIELVSNASRIGIKGDEVISDGLKVIYQFEYQTEMDDGVGGNGQTFGQRNIFVGLQGKAGTIMGGNFDTPLKAVQEKVDLFNDLEGDLAHIFNGETRASNIVQYVTPGSFGPFTATVAYITKEDDDIDDGVSASLGYSTSNLYLGVAMDQDVQAEGIDIVRAVGRVNLGPVQLGAMFESTDVDGIDDSDGFLVSALWSVTDAWALKAQYGESDLKLSPAALDGESASVGVDYKLSKSATLYGYYTAIENQDVLEVAQRDDDYLGIGLDLKF, from the coding sequence ATGAAAAAAGCATTATTACCTGCTGCTATTGCAGCGTTTCTCCCGTTGAGTGCTATGGCTGATGTGACCGTCTATGGTAAAGCGAATGTTTCGCTGCAGAACGCAGACGAAGGCGGGGACTCAAAAATCGAGCTGGTCAGTAACGCGTCGCGTATTGGCATCAAAGGCGATGAAGTGATTTCTGATGGCCTTAAAGTGATTTATCAATTTGAGTACCAGACCGAAATGGATGATGGTGTGGGTGGCAATGGCCAAACCTTTGGTCAGCGTAATATTTTTGTCGGTTTGCAAGGTAAAGCCGGTACTATCATGGGCGGGAATTTCGACACGCCTTTGAAAGCGGTTCAGGAGAAAGTAGATCTGTTTAACGATCTTGAAGGCGATCTTGCGCACATTTTCAATGGTGAAACACGAGCCAGCAATATTGTGCAATACGTTACCCCGGGTTCTTTTGGTCCTTTCACTGCGACAGTGGCTTATATTACAAAAGAAGATGATGACATTGATGACGGTGTCTCCGCATCGTTAGGCTATAGCACATCTAATTTATATCTTGGTGTTGCTATGGACCAGGATGTACAGGCAGAAGGTATTGATATTGTCCGTGCAGTTGGTCGTGTTAATCTTGGCCCGGTGCAACTGGGTGCGATGTTTGAAAGCACAGATGTCGACGGTATTGATGACAGTGATGGCTTCCTGGTTTCAGCATTGTGGAGTGTGACTGATGCGTGGGCATTAAAAGCCCAGTATGGCGAGTCAGATCTTAAATTGTCTCCGGCTGCATTAGACGGCGAAAGTGCCAGTGTGGGTGTCGACTACAAGCTATCTAAAAGTGCGACTCTTTACGGGTACTACACCGCGATTGAGAATCAGGATGTACTGGAAGTTGCTCAGCGCGATGATGATTACCTCGGTATTGGTTTAGATTTGAAATTCTAA
- a CDS encoding PilZ domain-containing protein — MSLSDKAYSEKRDFIRMKISAPLTATLSADQRVFEGNCLDLSGGGMRVETNENIATGTELDVEVSSDHGHNPTLKARTRVVRSISNDKGTYELGLEIVEVLK, encoded by the coding sequence ATGAGCCTGTCGGATAAAGCCTATAGCGAGAAAAGAGATTTTATACGCATGAAAATCAGCGCTCCGCTGACGGCCACGCTTTCGGCAGATCAACGGGTGTTTGAGGGCAATTGCCTGGATCTCAGCGGCGGCGGAATGAGAGTTGAAACGAATGAAAATATCGCGACGGGCACCGAACTGGACGTCGAAGTGTCTTCAGATCATGGCCATAATCCGACACTTAAAGCCAGAACGCGGGTAGTACGTTCAATATCAAACGATAAAGGCACGTATGAGCTGGGCCTGGAGATTGTAGAAGTCCTCAAATGA
- a CDS encoding HAD family phosphatase — MNAALKNKPDSVGYAFFDVDDTLISVKSMLSFQDFWYERFSEHQAKERYYMDLRQHMHENASWEVLNRLYYQHFAGRRVADVEQCGEAWFTHMEENHPDLFHAVPLAELKRHQDEGREVVFVSGSFPAILKPVARVTSVKHILSTLMEVENECYTGRILTPQTIGAGKAEAIKIFLASVNGVAEHCYAYGDDISDLPMLQSVGKPTVVRGGRGLEQRAQELGWRIISPV, encoded by the coding sequence ATGAATGCTGCACTGAAAAACAAACCTGATAGTGTTGGTTATGCTTTTTTCGATGTTGACGATACATTGATTTCGGTTAAAAGCATGTTGAGTTTCCAGGATTTCTGGTACGAGCGGTTTAGTGAGCACCAAGCAAAAGAGCGTTACTACATGGACCTGCGTCAACACATGCATGAGAATGCATCCTGGGAAGTATTAAATCGGTTGTACTATCAGCACTTTGCTGGTCGCCGTGTGGCAGACGTTGAGCAATGTGGCGAAGCCTGGTTTACGCATATGGAAGAGAACCATCCCGATTTGTTCCACGCTGTGCCTTTGGCGGAGTTGAAGCGTCATCAGGATGAAGGAAGAGAGGTAGTATTTGTTTCCGGTTCTTTCCCGGCGATTTTGAAACCGGTTGCCCGGGTAACAAGCGTTAAACACATTCTTTCCACGTTAATGGAAGTGGAGAATGAATGCTACACGGGGCGTATTCTCACTCCCCAAACGATTGGTGCTGGCAAAGCGGAAGCAATAAAAATATTTTTGGCGTCGGTGAATGGTGTAGCAGAACATTGTTATGCATACGGCGATGATATTTCAGATTTACCTATGTTACAAAGCGTCGGAAAACCGACCGTCGTGAGAGGCGGAAGAGGTTTGGAACAGCGGGCGCAAGAGCTTGGATGGCGAATTATATCGCCAGTATGA
- a CDS encoding ABC transporter substrate-binding protein, with translation MPSLSKIYRHLLGALLTVFAVHSAADTPDKLSFITIDVAPWASINEAGKMEGAFIELVNEISQRINRDINITITPFARVDRELEIGSHDCTILVPRPDTLVVKGDVISYHPMGVIPRNGIEIAEYEDIQALKLSVIRGATMTPRFDEDTKIYKEYDTDYLIGLRKIARGRLDGIVGAIPTLLYLAEQEGLDGQLGKPFPLTEIPLLFQCSKNSPNLDIMPQVNKAIADMKKEGVVKQIQSRYYF, from the coding sequence ATGCCATCGCTCTCTAAAATCTACCGGCATCTGCTGGGTGCGTTATTGACCGTTTTCGCTGTGCATAGCGCCGCGGATACGCCAGACAAGCTTTCTTTTATCACCATCGACGTTGCACCCTGGGCGTCGATTAACGAAGCGGGAAAGATGGAAGGCGCATTCATTGAACTGGTCAATGAAATTTCCCAGCGTATAAACCGTGACATAAACATCACGATTACCCCCTTCGCCAGGGTGGACCGCGAGCTGGAGATAGGCTCCCACGATTGCACCATTCTGGTTCCCCGGCCGGATACGCTGGTTGTGAAAGGCGACGTTATATCCTATCACCCGATGGGAGTGATACCACGCAATGGTATTGAAATAGCTGAATATGAAGATATTCAGGCATTGAAGCTTTCTGTTATTCGAGGCGCTACCATGACGCCCCGTTTTGACGAAGACACCAAAATCTATAAAGAATACGATACAGATTATTTAATCGGGCTGCGCAAGATTGCTCGCGGTCGATTAGACGGCATTGTGGGGGCTATTCCCACTCTGCTCTACCTGGCTGAGCAGGAAGGCCTGGATGGCCAGTTAGGCAAACCCTTTCCGCTCACCGAAATACCCTTATTGTTTCAATGCTCAAAAAACTCACCCAACCTGGACATCATGCCACAAGTCAATAAAGCCATTGCCGATATGAAAAAGGAAGGTGTAGTAAAACAAATTCAATCCCGTTATTACTTCTAA
- a CDS encoding bifunctional diguanylate cyclase/phosphodiesterase — MGKSLNVLFIEDSEADAELTTAELARGGFIPHTERVETRHSMLDALTKAEWDVILCDYSMPRFSAEAALQTLKESGQDIPFIITSGAVDAEDTVSLLKQGAHDFMNKEALARLVPAIEREIREAEVRRQRRLAEERVRILSSAVQQSPVSVLITNPDGQIEYVNPKYEQITGYASNEAIGRDLGFTLLNQTSADAMAAMRHSISNAQEWRGEFCSIRRDGQVFWEFVSLSPLRNETGDLTHFVIIKEDITVRRSYEERLLRQAHYDDLTGLANRVLMLEHLNVALESSARNHRQTAMMCIDLDRFKNVNDSLGHSCGDDVLRESAGRLSGCIRNGDILARMGGDEFIIILPDISTPKEAEKVAEKIIAAFAQPFFIGGKEYFVTASIGIALSPKDGRSANLIQRNADLAMYKAKELGRNRYHFFTEDINTQLMQRLELEVRLRQAIALEELELHYQPIYDINTNMMIGFEALVRWRQPDGSLLMPVNFIPMAEDIGIIQEIDKWVMATACADAAKLVHESKRALRLSLNVSPKQLQIPDYANFVAHQLFINNLSPTQLELEVTERVIMQNDPQTQINITALCDLGVRLSIDDFGTGYSSLAYLQKFPFKTLKIDRGFVSQICEDPNTHRLVDTIITMAHGLDMEIVAEGIENDQQRQLLQKQGCDHAQGYFFSYPGPLKDLREKINTPWEAPSENPLH, encoded by the coding sequence ATGGGCAAGTCGCTTAATGTATTATTCATCGAAGACTCCGAAGCGGATGCGGAGTTAACTACCGCCGAACTCGCTCGTGGTGGTTTTATCCCTCATACCGAGCGTGTTGAAACACGCCACTCCATGCTCGATGCCCTTACCAAGGCAGAGTGGGACGTCATACTGTGTGATTACAGTATGCCTCGTTTCAGCGCGGAAGCCGCTTTGCAGACACTCAAGGAAAGCGGCCAGGATATCCCCTTCATTATTACCTCCGGTGCCGTAGACGCAGAAGATACTGTCAGCCTACTCAAACAGGGCGCCCACGATTTCATGAATAAAGAAGCCCTTGCCCGTCTGGTTCCGGCCATTGAGCGGGAGATTCGGGAGGCTGAGGTGCGCCGGCAGCGACGGCTTGCTGAAGAACGAGTGCGCATACTGTCCAGCGCTGTTCAACAAAGTCCCGTCTCTGTGCTGATTACCAACCCCGATGGCCAGATCGAATACGTCAACCCCAAATATGAACAGATCACCGGCTACGCCTCCAATGAAGCGATTGGACGTGATCTCGGCTTTACTTTATTAAATCAAACCAGTGCAGATGCTATGGCTGCCATGCGCCACAGCATCAGCAACGCGCAGGAGTGGCGCGGTGAGTTTTGCAGTATCCGCCGCGATGGGCAGGTATTCTGGGAATTTGTCAGCCTGTCGCCACTGCGCAATGAAACCGGCGACCTAACCCACTTTGTCATTATCAAAGAAGATATTACGGTGCGCCGCAGCTATGAAGAACGGCTGTTACGTCAGGCGCATTACGATGACCTGACCGGCCTGGCCAATCGCGTGTTGATGTTGGAACATTTGAACGTCGCTCTGGAAAGCTCGGCCCGTAATCACCGCCAGACCGCGATGATGTGTATTGACCTGGACCGCTTCAAAAATGTTAATGACAGCCTCGGTCATAGCTGCGGGGACGATGTGCTGAGAGAGTCAGCTGGCCGTCTCAGTGGTTGTATTCGCAATGGCGATATCCTCGCGCGCATGGGCGGGGACGAATTTATTATCATCCTGCCCGATATCAGTACACCGAAAGAAGCCGAAAAAGTCGCGGAAAAAATTATCGCCGCCTTTGCTCAACCATTCTTCATTGGTGGAAAAGAATATTTTGTCACCGCCAGTATCGGTATTGCTCTATCACCCAAAGATGGACGCAGCGCGAATTTGATCCAGCGCAATGCCGACCTGGCTATGTACAAAGCGAAAGAACTCGGGCGCAATCGGTACCATTTTTTTACCGAGGATATCAACACCCAGTTGATGCAGCGTCTTGAACTTGAGGTGCGTTTACGCCAGGCCATCGCGCTGGAAGAGCTCGAACTGCATTACCAACCCATTTATGACATCAATACCAACATGATGATTGGTTTTGAAGCTTTGGTGCGCTGGCGTCAACCCGATGGCAGCTTATTGATGCCGGTGAATTTCATTCCCATGGCGGAAGATATTGGCATTATCCAGGAAATCGATAAATGGGTTATGGCAACCGCCTGTGCCGACGCAGCCAAACTGGTTCACGAGTCGAAACGTGCGTTGCGCCTCTCACTGAATGTATCCCCCAAACAATTGCAGATTCCGGATTACGCCAACTTTGTTGCGCATCAATTGTTTATTAATAACTTGTCGCCCACGCAATTGGAGTTGGAGGTGACAGAAAGGGTCATCATGCAAAACGACCCGCAAACCCAGATTAATATCACTGCGCTGTGTGATTTGGGTGTGCGTCTCTCAATTGATGATTTTGGAACCGGCTATTCCTCACTAGCGTATCTGCAAAAATTCCCCTTTAAAACCCTGAAAATTGATCGTGGTTTTGTCAGCCAGATCTGTGAGGACCCCAATACCCATCGCTTGGTGGATACCATTATTACCATGGCTCATGGTTTGGATATGGAGATTGTCGCAGAAGGAATAGAGAATGATCAGCAACGGCAATTGTTGCAGAAGCAAGGTTGTGATCACGCGCAGGGCTATTTCTTCAGCTACCCTGGCCCACTGAAAGACTTACGCGAAAAAATAAACACGCCCTGGGAAGCGCCCAGTGAAAATCCCCTGCATTAA
- a CDS encoding TerB family tellurite resistance protein, producing MLSKLSSFFERHLQPAGGASPSLSFAQKQLAVAALLIEVATADHVMDGTELNALVNLLERKFSLPHEQLLELADLAKTEAAEATSLYQFTQLINNECTASEKFELIKGMWEIAYADNQLDKYEEYVIRKVADLIHVSHSDFIRAKSIVRAEIG from the coding sequence GTGCTCAGTAAACTATCAAGCTTCTTCGAACGCCACCTGCAGCCAGCAGGTGGCGCTTCGCCTTCCTTGTCCTTCGCCCAAAAACAGTTGGCGGTGGCAGCACTGTTAATTGAAGTCGCCACAGCTGACCATGTAATGGATGGCACAGAGCTCAACGCGCTGGTTAATTTATTGGAGCGAAAGTTCTCTTTGCCTCACGAACAATTGCTGGAATTAGCTGATCTCGCCAAAACTGAGGCTGCTGAGGCAACATCGCTTTACCAGTTTACGCAGCTCATCAACAACGAATGCACTGCCTCGGAAAAATTTGAGTTAATCAAAGGTATGTGGGAAATCGCCTATGCCGACAATCAACTCGACAAATATGAAGAGTATGTGATTCGTAAAGTAGCGGATTTAATTCACGTGAGCCATTCGGACTTTATTCGAGCGAAGAGTATCGTCAGAGCAGAGATAGGTTGA
- the tal gene encoding transaldolase, translating into MTTKLEQLKKMTDVVADTGDIEAIRLYKPVDATTNPSLLYKAAQMPQYQDLLHNSLTAAKGAKGSAEQISAACDHLAVAIGSEILKLVPGRISTEVDARLSFDTKASIDKARHLIDLYQEGGIDKSRVLIKLASTWEGIRAAEILEKEGINCNLTLLFGFNQASACADAGVFLISPFVGRILDWYKSNTDKKDYTPEEDPGVVSVRRIYNYYKQHGYKTVVMGASFRNTGEIEALAGCDRLTISPQLLQELDKDTGDLKRVLSPDNVGEAITKVHDSEASFRFGMNDDPMATDKLADGIRNFVKDQINLENLLKSRAQ; encoded by the coding sequence GTGACTACCAAACTTGAACAACTGAAAAAGATGACCGATGTAGTTGCCGATACCGGCGATATTGAGGCCATTCGTTTATACAAACCTGTGGACGCGACGACCAACCCTTCGCTGCTCTACAAGGCCGCGCAAATGCCCCAGTACCAGGATTTGCTACACAATTCCCTGACAGCGGCGAAAGGTGCCAAGGGCAGCGCCGAACAAATCAGTGCCGCTTGTGATCATTTGGCGGTAGCCATCGGTAGCGAAATTCTGAAACTGGTTCCTGGCCGTATCTCCACCGAAGTAGACGCACGCTTGTCCTTTGATACTAAAGCCAGCATCGACAAAGCGCGCCACCTGATCGATTTATACCAAGAAGGCGGTATCGATAAATCACGCGTGCTGATCAAATTGGCATCAACCTGGGAAGGTATCCGTGCAGCCGAAATCCTGGAAAAAGAAGGTATTAACTGCAACCTCACCCTGCTCTTCGGCTTCAATCAGGCTTCTGCCTGCGCCGATGCTGGTGTATTTCTGATCTCGCCATTTGTCGGCCGAATTCTCGATTGGTACAAATCCAATACCGATAAAAAAGACTACACGCCGGAAGAAGATCCGGGCGTAGTTTCAGTTCGCCGCATTTACAACTACTACAAACAACATGGTTATAAAACGGTAGTAATGGGTGCAAGTTTCCGCAATACCGGTGAAATCGAAGCCTTGGCTGGTTGTGACCGACTGACCATCAGCCCACAACTTCTGCAAGAACTGGACAAAGACACCGGCGATCTCAAGCGCGTACTGTCACCGGATAATGTTGGGGAAGCCATTACCAAGGTACATGACTCCGAAGCGAGCTTCCGTTTCGGCATGAACGACGACCCAATGGCCACCGATAAGCTCGCTGACGGTATTCGTAATTTCGTGAAAGATCAGATTAACCTGGAAAACCTGCTTAAATCTCGTGCTCAGTAA
- a CDS encoding VacJ family lipoprotein — protein sequence MRQINYVTRKSVAFAGLLAMATLSLPGYAQEEADPWQGFNRAMFAFNDVTDRFLFRPLAKGYVFVTPGFVRKGVDNVIDNVMEVPNVLNDVLQGKGKQAANDTGRFLVNSTVGLAGLFDVAQHMGMKASDGEDFGQTLAVWGVDQGPYIVLPFLGPSTLRDGLATPVNVYSDPRTYIDHIPTRNTVTGVSLLNTRANLLDLERHITGDRYTFIRDAYLQRRQFLINDGEVEDDFGLDDEFGDAEDFGY from the coding sequence GTGAGACAAATTAATTACGTTACCCGCAAATCCGTTGCGTTCGCTGGCTTGCTGGCCATGGCGACTCTAAGCCTACCCGGTTATGCCCAGGAAGAGGCGGACCCCTGGCAAGGTTTTAATCGCGCCATGTTTGCTTTTAATGATGTGACGGACCGTTTTCTCTTTCGGCCTCTGGCGAAAGGGTACGTTTTTGTGACGCCCGGATTCGTCAGGAAGGGCGTGGACAACGTCATCGATAATGTTATGGAAGTTCCTAATGTCTTGAATGATGTGCTGCAAGGTAAAGGCAAGCAAGCCGCTAATGATACCGGTCGCTTTTTGGTCAATAGTACCGTGGGCTTGGCCGGGCTATTTGATGTGGCTCAGCACATGGGTATGAAAGCCAGTGATGGCGAGGACTTTGGACAAACCCTGGCTGTTTGGGGGGTGGATCAGGGGCCTTACATCGTGCTGCCATTTTTGGGGCCAAGCACATTGCGTGATGGTCTTGCCACACCAGTGAATGTTTATTCTGATCCCCGCACTTATATCGATCACATCCCGACACGCAATACGGTTACTGGTGTATCTCTGCTTAATACCCGTGCAAATTTACTGGATCTGGAGCGCCACATCACAGGAGATCGTTACACGTTTATCCGGGATGCATACTTACAGAGGCGTCAGTTTCTGATCAATGACGGCGAAGTAGAGGATGACTTTGGTCTGGACGATGAGTTTGGTGATGCTGAAGATTTTGGCTACTAA
- a CDS encoding AfsA-related hotdog domain-containing protein, with protein MHNRILLVVGDKFANYVKGKDAVTLSQLRGLLSLSIPLPNQGVTLLVPGQGLGDESVAELLKEAAASPNLAFFDFSLWHNLPKRAGRALSHKHHSANTLISEPRQLTADLFELHMMIDENCELMNDHQSGQHVQGMILIEAARQAIVAVTEAYLLPKNGIEYAFVLNNLSVSYSHYTFPVGAVLRCNILNQSIDNPKRLSFEAEILVEQCGQAVSKFMLSIGAMEKVRISKGENMQALKMQSNYLAYVAANMHEFEEPVKQVENL; from the coding sequence ATGCACAATCGAATCTTACTTGTTGTCGGTGACAAATTCGCAAACTATGTTAAAGGCAAAGATGCCGTGACCTTATCACAATTACGGGGTCTGCTGAGTCTTTCCATACCGCTGCCTAATCAGGGCGTGACACTTCTGGTCCCTGGGCAAGGGCTGGGTGATGAAAGTGTTGCAGAGTTATTGAAGGAAGCTGCTGCATCACCGAACCTCGCGTTCTTTGATTTCAGCTTATGGCATAACCTGCCGAAGCGTGCCGGACGTGCGCTTAGTCACAAACACCATTCAGCGAATACCTTGATTTCCGAACCGCGTCAGCTAACGGCAGATCTTTTCGAATTACACATGATGATCGATGAGAATTGCGAGTTGATGAATGATCACCAAAGTGGTCAGCACGTGCAGGGAATGATTCTGATTGAAGCAGCGCGGCAAGCCATCGTCGCGGTCACAGAAGCTTACCTCCTGCCGAAAAATGGCATTGAGTATGCCTTTGTTTTAAATAATCTTTCTGTTAGTTACAGTCATTACACCTTTCCTGTCGGCGCTGTATTGCGGTGCAATATTCTTAATCAATCCATTGATAACCCCAAGCGTCTGAGCTTCGAGGCGGAAATTCTGGTAGAGCAGTGTGGACAGGCTGTATCCAAATTTATGCTATCAATTGGTGCAATGGAAAAGGTGCGCATCAGCAAAGGCGAGAATATGCAGGCGTTAAAGATGCAGTCCAATTACCTCGCTTATGTGGCTGCCAACATGCACGAGTTCGAAGAACCGGTTAAACAAGTTGAAAACCTGTGA
- a CDS encoding SpoIIE family protein phosphatase, with the protein MTDRSRKLLIIDDDTLVRQSVATYLEDSGFEVIQVADGSSGVRAIAENLPDLVITDLRMPDLDGLQVLQQLHEQLPDLPVIVISGAGVMSDVVTALRLGARDYLIKPIMDMEMLVHSVRKALDHSDLILQNQRYRDKLEQANRGLREHLRILERDQLAGRQVQRRLMPTRLHTHDGYDVGHYIAPSLYLSGDFVDYAHIKKRYLAFYLADVSGHGASSAFVTIWLKHIVSRMVREEGLFGDADSFERGTDAMLQIINRELNETRLNHHLTFFVGVIDTLTREMRYVVAGHLPMPILVTADGARFLEGFGKPVGIFKNVTWQIYTLQLPEEFSLICFSDGVLEILPQKELLDKEAHLLNLIAQQGQSLESVCDALAIKEIGETPDDIAILTITRGK; encoded by the coding sequence ATGACAGACAGAAGTAGAAAACTGCTCATCATCGACGACGATACCCTTGTTCGTCAGAGTGTCGCAACATACCTCGAAGATAGCGGCTTTGAGGTCATCCAGGTCGCCGATGGCAGCTCGGGTGTCCGCGCTATCGCCGAAAACCTTCCCGATCTGGTCATTACTGACCTGCGTATGCCCGACCTTGACGGTCTACAAGTCTTGCAGCAACTCCATGAACAACTCCCCGACCTCCCGGTTATTGTTATCTCCGGCGCGGGCGTTATGAGCGATGTAGTCACAGCATTGCGCTTGGGCGCGCGCGATTACCTGATTAAGCCAATTATGGATATGGAAATGCTTGTGCATTCAGTGCGCAAGGCATTGGATCATAGCGACCTGATACTGCAAAACCAGCGCTACCGGGACAAACTTGAACAGGCTAATCGCGGGTTGCGGGAGCATCTGCGAATTCTGGAGCGTGATCAGCTGGCGGGACGCCAGGTACAACGTCGATTGATGCCTACCCGCTTGCACACTCACGACGGTTATGATGTCGGGCACTATATCGCCCCCTCTTTATACCTGAGTGGTGATTTTGTTGATTACGCTCATATCAAAAAGCGCTATCTGGCGTTTTATCTTGCTGATGTTTCAGGTCATGGCGCTTCATCGGCCTTCGTTACTATCTGGCTCAAGCACATTGTTAGTCGTATGGTTCGTGAAGAAGGGCTCTTCGGCGATGCGGATTCTTTCGAGCGCGGCACGGATGCCATGCTGCAAATCATAAACCGTGAATTGAATGAAACACGATTGAATCATCACCTCACTTTCTTTGTCGGAGTAATAGACACACTGACAAGGGAGATGCGTTATGTGGTGGCAGGGCATTTACCGATGCCGATTCTGGTTACCGCGGACGGTGCAAGGTTTCTGGAGGGTTTCGGTAAACCGGTGGGTATCTTCAAAAACGTGACATGGCAAATTTATACGCTACAGTTACCAGAGGAGTTCTCATTAATTTGTTTCTCCGATGGGGTGTTGGAAATACTGCCGCAAAAAGAATTGCTGGATAAAGAAGCCCATCTACTGAATTTAATCGCACAGCAGGGGCAAAGCCTTGAATCTGTATGCGATGCGTTAGCGATAAAAGAGATTGGGGAAACTCCCGATGATATCGCGATACTGACGATTACCAGAGGTAAATAA